GGTTAAGGGTTGGGCAATGCGCTGGCCACACGTGCCCCCCGAAAGGCGCTGGCTTGCTGAgacctggggctgctctgccagcacGGTGGGCTGTAACATGGGCCCGTAGCTGAGCAAAAAAACAAAGACATCATCACTCCTAACGGGGTAGGGAGTGTCCTTGCTGGAAGCTGAAATTGTTGACAAGTCAAGCCGACCTAGTGAGAACTGATATTAGAGGTGTATTGCCTTCTTCATGCCAAATGGATTCTGAAGGAGTCCAGAAACAAGAAAATCAGGATGGAGTTTGCTCTGAAGGAAAATCACATTGCCTTGTCCTCGATGCTCCGAGATAAACTGCCCCAGAAGTGGCTTTTGGCAGGAGTGATAGCACAATCTGTGTCAGAAGACTCAAAAACAGAGCTATTATCCAGAATAGCAGAGAAAAATTGTGGGAGGGAAGAATATAATTATGCTGAGCTGGAATTTGACCATCGCACACCACATTTTAGGGTAAATTTTAGGGAGGGCTGCCCTCTCAGCCATTGCAGACTTGCCTTCAATACAGTCATGTGAAATGTCCTGTCTTGCTCTAGATAGTGAGATCTATCTGAATTGCTCAGTCCCATTCAACCCAGACAGTCTAAGAAGTTACCCTTTTTGCTCTTAAATAAAGTATCTGCTCTATGGATAGGGTAGATGCTAGATCCCAGACCCCTGTGGATGGAAGGTGCTGCCAGCAGCCCTCCTTCTCCCCGGAGCTGTGTGTTCTCCCGGCCAGCAGCTCCATGCAAACACTTTGTGGCCAGAGACCTTGATTTTCTTTGAATCTGGAGGAAATACAGCCCAGTGCTCAGCAGGGAAGGCCTTGGAGAATGACAGCAAGACCGAAAGCCAGGAAGCATCACAAAGGTTGCAGTAAAATTTGCCAATTTATTTACACAGGCAGACAATCATTCTATTGCTGGCACTATAATTGCCCTCCAAAGCCCTGGGCAAGTTTTGCAAACACAATAGCTGGCCACTTCCCCTCCCTGCTTTACGTTACTTACATCTTCCTACCAAAATAGGAACACGGACAACAACATTTTTCTTGAGATGGCAGGACAGCATGAGTGGATTTATTTAGGCCCCAAGCTACCTTTCTTTAAGCCGCAGCAGAGGGTGGTagttttttctttgtggtttggtgttttttttatcAGTGTGATTTCACTCAGGACTTTTTAAGGAGCCTGGTGTCCCTGCAGAGCAAGGCTTGCAGCTGCCTGGATTGTGCAACTGGAATTATGACCTGCTTTGggaacaggcagctgcctgcaattATTTCCCAACAGAAAAATGTCTTGCGGGTGTTTATTGCCTATATTAAATATTCTGCACTTCACTCTCCAAAGTCCAGACCTGGCATCTTTAAATAACTCCCAGGTCTCCAGGTGCCTTCTGAGCACTCCCTGGGTTAGGCAGCCAGAAAAGACACAGTTTTGGAGCTTTTCTCCTACCAAGCATCAGCTCTGGGTGTCCCAGGGCTTAGGGGAGAAGATTACCTGCTGCAAAGGTGTGGGATTGGTGCTGAATTCTGAGCAGTGCTGTGCCCCCAGCCCGCAGGGCAcacacctgcctgcggggctaATCAAGATCCTCCCGTCAGCGCCGTGTTTGCGCTCGGCTGGGCTGAGCCCGGTGCCCGGCACAGCCAAGCACAAAGCGGCAGCAGCGCCGAGGAGGCGTCCTCTGCCCGTACCAGGTGCCTTTTCTCTGGCGAGCCAAACCAAGTTAAATGTGAACACCTCTCAGCTTACCATCAGCTTCAAAATCCGCTCCTTCCGTTTCTGACCTAGAGACTCTCTTCTGGCTTCTAGAACACCGTGAGGTGCTCAGAGCCGTTGTGATGCCTCTGCGTGTGCTGCCTCCCCCTCAGGCACTGGCTGGCTGTAGAGTACATCTGGGTCCTCGTTCCCTACATGACCTACGACATTTACGTCATGTACCTCTGCCACTGGCACAAGAGCCTGGAGAGGGGAGTCGCAGAGACGAAGCACTCGCTGGCCAGCGTGCGGAGCTTCCTCCTGCAGGAGCGGCTGATGGTGACCCACCACCTCTTCATCCTCATTGTGCTCACCCCCGTCACCCAGGTAAGGGCTGGGCACAACTGCTGTGAAACCTGGCCCGTGAGGAGCCCCATGTAGCTACAAGGGCTTGTGTCTGGCAAAGCATCTCTGCTGGTCAGGAGCCCGTGACCCCCTGTGGATGCTCAGGGGTGGCTCCCGGCCACCTCTCGAGGGTTCACCGCTGGCTTTCTTTGCAGCACTTCAGGGGAGAGCTGGGGGACTTCTTTGTGGGCTGCATCTTCatagcagagctgagcacccctTTTGTATCGCTGGGCAAAATCCTCGTGCAGGTAGGTGAGGGGGTcacagggctcagctctggggaCCCCGCAGTAGTTCATACCCTTTCCCTGCCGCAGGCTGCCCTTCTCCATCAGCCCCTGTTCAGGGGGTCTCAAAGcggggcagccccacagctgccccgaGCTCCCCACCAGTGctgccttccttcctgcctcctgTTAGCTTCCCATCCCTTTCCCCCAGTAAGCAGCATGCCCAGTGGCATCCCCGAACCGTGCTGTGTCCTGGTGCTGCCCCCTCCTGTCGGTACCTCCCCCTGCACCacgctccctcctgccccagccctctGCCCCTGACACTTCCCTTCTCCCTaccctcctccatcccttcccaCCCCACTTTCCTGCTCCCTCCAGAATTCCTCCCCTCATCCCTACCTCCTGGGTGCTCATCCCCATGCTCCCAGCACAGTCAGTGCCCAGGGGAGCGATAAGGGTGCTGCTCACCCCCTGTTcaccttcttccttccccagctCAAAATGCAGGACACCCTCCTGCACAAGGTGAACGGGATCCTCATcctggtgaccttcttcctctgccggattctcctcttccccttcatGTACGCGGCCTACGCCAGGCAGGTGGGAATCCCCATTTACATGGTGCCTTTCCGCATCCCCCTGCACTGCAACATCGCCAACGCCTCCCTCATCGCCCCACAGCTCTACTGGTTCAGGCTCATCTGCCGTAAAGCCGCCCGACTCTACGGTGGCTCGCCTGCCGACAAAAGCAGATAACGCCTGGCCGTGGCAGCCCAGCACGGGGGCTGGAAAAGGGTcagtccccctgcccccccggctCCTCCGCCCTCACTGCCAGCGCGGGAGCAGAGCGGCAGCAGCGATGCCACCGGGCTGGGTTAGCTGGAAGCAGCCTCACCGTTCCCATCGCCGTGCCCGGCAGTGCCAGCCTTGGGCTAGGAGGGCTTCCTCCCCACGCCGCTCCCGTGCCGTGTATCCTCCCACCCCTgggagccggggcaggagccAGCGAGGAGATCTGCCCGTAAGCACAACATTCCTTCTGGGATCCAGCGCTGCGGCACCCAACTAACGGTTACACGAGAGGGGTTTGTTACAaacggcccccccgccccgcatcTTTCAGGGCTGACACCAGACACCAGCACCCAGCTTGGCGAGGCAGAAGGAACCTGCAGCCCTGAGGCCGCAGCCGAGGCGATGCTGGAGCGTGCGCAGCCCCCCACAGCAgcgctggggatgggggggccaTGTGCCAGGCCTGCTGCAGCCCCAACTCGCCCCTCCGGCTCTGGTTTactgctgagagcagaggcaggCCCTGGGGCTGTGGCACAGCTCTGCGCAGCCTGTTCCTGACCTTTACCGACTCCACCTCTACACTACATCTGCGTTCAGCCTCTTACCCCGCGCTGCTGCTGGGCTCAGACTCATGTAAGACTCCACTTAACCCAAAGGTGCTTTTCACTACAACTACCTGGTGTCTGTGGGTGACAGTCCCTGGGGAGGGTGGCTCTGGTGTCCCCAGCAGGCTGGATGGGCGAGAAGCTTGTGCCAGGATAGAGGAACGGTGACGCTGTCTCGGTGCAACGCTGTCAGGGCAGAGCACCCGTGGCTGAAGGGCAGGATGGGGACTGGAGAGTGCTGAGTCCCTGTCTCTGGGCACCACACAGAGCCCTTTGTTGGCAGGGGATGCATCTTTCAAACCCCCTCCCCTAACTGCAGTTGCTTTTATCCACACCACATCCCCACAGTGGGGATTGGAAAGCTCAGCTGGCacaccctgccctgctcccactccGGCCAacaccagcagccctggcagcaccctgGGTACCGGTACAGCCCCAGCTCCGGTCGCACAGTCcgtccctcctgccccagcccagtGCCCTGCCAGGTGAGGTCTGCCAAGGAGGGAACTGGGTCAGTGCAGGAGGAACCAAAACCCCAGAGCAGGGCACTGAGCTGTGTCCTTCAAGCCCATTTCCACCTTCAGTCACAGCAAAATGGGTCCAGGTGTCGCGGCCCTCCCTGCACCGTGGGGTTCGTGAGCCTTGTGGGTGTGCACCGGTCAGAGGGCAGCAGCTCAGTTCCTTCCCTGCAGCCAACAGGAGCCAgggcagccccttcctccttGCAGCCCCCTGCATTTGCCTGGGGGGCCCTGCTCCACAGCAGGTATCACACCAGCATAGACCCAGCATCGCCCCCCTGCCCCGTGCCTGGAGACCTGAAGCCACTCTGTGCCTTtcattctgtttaaaaacaacagcTGAGCTCTGGGAGACCTGGTTTGGGTGTCAGATCTTGGGACGAACAGGGTCAAATGGGACCCCCCTGCCGCTGAGGTCTTCTCTGCCCCAGGGCCAGGCATGGTGCTCTGCCCTGCCAGGACGTGGCGACCTTCCAGGCAGAGATGTTTTGCCTGGGCATCAGTCCCTGACAGGTTGGTACCCACGGATGCAGCCAGCACAGGGACCCTGCCGTAACACCCCGGCTCCTGGCACTTCAGCTAAGGAAGAAGAGGCCAGAATCCTCAAAGGCCACCCCAACACCCAAGAGGGGCCGGCTGTGAGGGCAGCGGGAGGGCCAGCCAGACCTGGGGAGAGAGACTCCAGGCTGCAGCCACACTGGCCCTTGGCAACAGCCCCGAGGAGGACACGGTGACACTGTTCTCACCAAGATGGGCCTCGGACAAGGAGCAGCTGGCCCTGAGACAGGCTGAGCCCTGATGGCAACCAGGTGGATGAAGGCTGCTCAAAACTGCCCAAAAGCATCTGTGCTTTCAATTTCTTCTtgtctttaagaaaataaaactgacatGAGTGACAGGCCTGCTCTGGTCCCATTGCCTTCCTTTGCCATCCCCATTGCCGATGGGCTCGAGGGGCTGTGGGAGGGTTTTCCCCAAGAGATGAGGCAATTCCCAGGGACCTGGAGCTCCCCGGCCCGAGCTGGGTCACCCCCACGGGTGCCCATCTCCCAGGTGCAGCTGAGGCTGAAGAAAACTGCTAAACCTCCCAGcacctctcctcctgcagccaaCCCCTGATACATGCCAGCGGGTTGGGCCAAAGAGGGGCTGATGAAGGGGGCTTCTACAGCTTCCTCTTCCCTGACACCCAGTAGAAGCTGCAGTGGGTGGCACAGAAGGTGAGGCTGGGGGACATGAGTCCCCATCATGGTCCCCATGCCCAGTGTTCTGGCACTGCCCAGGCCAGCAACTCCCCAGGGATGCTCTGACAACTGCTGGAAGCAACCGCCAGATCCTCCTCGATCTAAAAAGGCCCATTTCTGTGGGAATTGAAGATCTGGAGAGCCCAGGTGGTTTTCTTGTGATCCCACATGGCCCACCGACACGTGTGGGTCTGGAACCAGGGATCCCCGGGGCTGTGGGGCACTGACACCCTCTGCCTTCAAGCTGTCCCCAGAGGTGCCACATCTACTGGCTGCGGGTCACCTCAGTCACCTGCTGGGGACGGAGTTCCCCCCAAATCTTCCACTTCCCCTGCAGCAGCGAGTGGGGCTGTGTCTCCCAGTTCTTCGGGAGTTCATGGGCCTCTTCCAAGATAAGGTCAGTTATTGCAGAAACACAACTGTTACACTAACAATCACCACCAGCTGATGTTAGGAACCACTCGCAACCCGATACCGGTGTTTGTATCTTGCTGTTTTCATTGCAAATAATGTGCCTTATGtaaggaccaaaaaaaaaaagtggccaa
Above is a genomic segment from Athene noctua chromosome 19, bAthNoc1.hap1.1, whole genome shotgun sequence containing:
- the TLCD3A gene encoding TLC domain-containing protein 3A isoform X2 produces the protein MWRTLALASAFFPGLFALGIRLLGWAAPGRSLKDRILLSGRLVSTVQATMATVSGITVVLNCKDVVHDRHWLAVEYIWVLVPYMTYDIYVMYLCHWHKSLERGVAETKHSLASVRSFLLQERLMVTHHLFILIVLTPVTQHFRGELGDFFVGCIFIAELSTPFVSLGKILVQLKMQDTLLHKVNGILILVTFFLCRILLFPFMYAAYARQVGIPIYMVPFRIPLHCNIANASLIAPQLYWFRLICRKAARLYGGSPADKSR
- the TLCD3A gene encoding TLC domain-containing protein 3A isoform X1, with translation MWRTLALASAFFPGLFALGIRLLGWAAPGRSLKDRILLSGRLVSTVQATMATVSGITVVLNCKDVVHDRHWLAVEYIWVLVPYMTYDIYVMYLCHWHKSLERGVAETKHSLASVRSFLLQERLMVTHHLFILIVLTPVTQHFRGELGDFFVGCIFIAELSTPFVSLGKILVQVGEGVTGLSSGDPAVVHTLSLPQAALLHQPLFRGSQSGAAPQLPRAPHQCCLPSCLLLASHPFPPVSSMPSGIPEPCCVLVLPPPVGTSPCTTLPPAPALCP
- the TLCD3A gene encoding TLC domain-containing protein 3A isoform X3 produces the protein MWRTLALASAFFPGLFALGIRLLGWAAPGRSLKDRILLSGRLVSTVQATMATVSGITVVLNCKDVVHDRHWLAVEYIWVLVPYMTYDIYVMYLCHWHKSLERGVAETKHSLASVRSFLLQERLMVTHHLFILIVLTPVTQHFRGELGDFFVGCIFIAELSTPFVSLGKILVQLKMQDTLLHKVNGILILVTFFLCRILLFPFMYAAYARQLYWFRLICRKAARLYGGSPADKSR